In Streptomyces hawaiiensis, one genomic interval encodes:
- a CDS encoding helix-turn-helix domain-containing protein gives MPAGQHVEHDASTTHGLDEQVRGAKTAIASRLRHIRQHHPEGPFTLAQLAERAGVSKRTLASAESADGTNLTIETLVKVAHSLGIARWAYFLDEQVFQQVNTELATVRELSRHKVRSAALRSPHSASFSADQMSELLSGIIDAAAQARDSLRVMPATASDDQHTSDAS, from the coding sequence GTGCCAGCTGGCCAACATGTAGAGCACGACGCCTCGACGACGCACGGGCTGGACGAACAGGTCCGTGGCGCGAAGACCGCTATCGCGTCACGGTTGCGACACATCCGGCAGCACCACCCGGAAGGGCCGTTCACCCTGGCCCAACTAGCCGAGCGCGCTGGCGTATCGAAACGCACTTTGGCATCGGCCGAGTCCGCTGATGGAACAAACCTCACCATCGAAACTCTGGTGAAAGTAGCCCACAGCCTGGGCATCGCCCGGTGGGCCTATTTCCTCGACGAGCAGGTCTTCCAGCAGGTCAATACGGAGCTGGCGACAGTGCGGGAACTGAGCCGGCACAAGGTTCGGTCAGCGGCCCTGCGCTCACCCCACTCTGCGTCTTTTTCTGCAGACCAAATGTCAGAGCTTCTCAGCGGCATCATCGATGCCGCTGCGCAGGCCCGAGACTCTCTGCGAGTCATGCCTGCGACCGCATCCGACGATCAGCACACCTCGGATGCCTCATAG
- a CDS encoding beta-ketoacyl synthase N-terminal-like domain-containing protein, which translates to MTVAKSGAGRRLVITRWSAISPFGLGQEAFREGIRAGRNTVHSLDAEQWSAPVQQACLVPDFSVRDLLGKKGTRGMDRATGLAVGVTAELLRDDDSGSRAVPKGEGTGLVLGTTTGSADSMMGYTRTSMQKSKPFLVDPALMPYTVMNCAAGQCAIWHELKGPNATVAGGQSAGLLALNYARRLLASGRAERILCGAAEEFSSARAWIEDRRNGGTTADMLLGEGSAMFLIEAADETAADRMPLAEIIDVRIRTHAHGDRRSTVAACVSDVLQRNGVHPDDVWAVASSGGQTPYEDQETDALHECFSGSDIEWISVADVLGDTGAAGAAFQIAATLSLAGLHPEAEGKVAVITSVDRDGIVACSLLRTGGGNR; encoded by the coding sequence ATGACGGTAGCGAAATCCGGCGCCGGCCGCCGCCTTGTAATCACCCGGTGGTCGGCTATTTCCCCTTTTGGGCTCGGTCAGGAAGCTTTCCGGGAAGGGATACGCGCCGGGCGCAACACTGTCCATTCTCTCGACGCCGAACAGTGGTCCGCCCCCGTCCAGCAAGCCTGCCTGGTACCGGACTTCTCCGTCAGGGACCTGCTGGGCAAAAAGGGCACCCGGGGCATGGACAGGGCGACCGGCCTCGCTGTCGGTGTGACGGCTGAACTGCTGCGGGACGACGACAGCGGCAGCCGCGCCGTTCCGAAAGGAGAGGGCACGGGCCTCGTTCTCGGGACGACGACCGGCAGCGCCGACAGCATGATGGGCTACACCCGCACATCGATGCAGAAGTCCAAGCCGTTTCTCGTCGACCCCGCGCTTATGCCGTATACAGTGATGAACTGTGCGGCCGGGCAGTGTGCCATCTGGCACGAACTCAAAGGCCCGAACGCCACTGTCGCGGGCGGCCAGTCTGCGGGATTGCTCGCACTCAACTACGCGCGACGACTGCTCGCTTCGGGACGGGCTGAAAGGATCCTGTGCGGTGCTGCGGAGGAATTCTCCTCTGCCCGCGCCTGGATCGAGGACCGTCGGAACGGTGGAACAACGGCCGACATGCTTCTCGGAGAAGGCAGTGCCATGTTCCTCATCGAGGCCGCCGACGAGACCGCGGCCGACCGTATGCCGCTCGCCGAGATAATCGATGTACGGATACGGACGCACGCACACGGCGACAGGCGCAGCACCGTCGCCGCATGTGTCTCGGATGTCCTGCAGCGTAACGGGGTGCACCCCGATGACGTGTGGGCCGTCGCGTCTTCCGGCGGACAGACGCCCTACGAGGATCAGGAAACGGATGCACTGCACGAGTGCTTCTCCGGGTCCGACATCGAGTGGATCTCGGTGGCCGACGTGCTGGGCGACACCGGAGCCGCCGGCGCGGCGTTCCAGATCGCCGCCACGCTCAGCCTTGCTGGCCTCCATCCCGAAGCCGAGGGGAAAGTGGCCGTGATCACTTCAGTCGACAGAGACGGCATCGTGGCCTGTTCGCTGCTCAGGACGGGCGGTGGCAATCGATGA
- a CDS encoding HIT family protein, with translation MGCLGCDLLAGRRELPGGVLHETAAWVVNHVVGPMNLGTLIVGPREHVVAFAELDGMAAAELGPLLRDTARVVETLCRPDQTYVCMWSHGRDARKHLHIAVQPVTAEVRARYGGLRSEQLQARMLADGDEPDIADVEEFCDQARELFREIADSSVADRIYHQCWTDVTS, from the coding sequence ATGGGGTGTCTTGGGTGCGACCTTCTGGCCGGTCGACGGGAGTTGCCCGGAGGCGTCCTGCACGAAACCGCTGCCTGGGTGGTGAACCACGTCGTCGGTCCGATGAATCTCGGCACCCTGATCGTCGGTCCACGGGAGCACGTCGTGGCTTTCGCGGAGCTCGACGGTATGGCAGCAGCGGAACTCGGCCCCTTGCTGCGCGATACCGCTCGTGTCGTAGAGACGTTGTGCCGGCCTGACCAGACCTACGTCTGCATGTGGTCGCATGGCCGCGACGCGCGCAAGCATCTGCACATCGCGGTCCAGCCGGTGACCGCAGAGGTGCGGGCCCGCTACGGCGGGCTGCGCTCCGAGCAACTCCAGGCCCGGATGCTGGCGGACGGTGACGAGCCGGACATCGCGGATGTCGAAGAGTTTTGCGATCAGGCTCGTGAGCTGTTCCGAGAGATCGCAGACAGCAGCGTCGCAGACCGCATCTATCACCAGTGCTGGACCGACGTCACGTCGTAG
- a CDS encoding LLM class flavin-dependent oxidoreductase, with product MSLRLSTVILPHRRWHEGGKILWERAEELGFNAGYTYDHLSWRSFRNRSWFGALPTLTAASTVTQRMRLGTLVTTPNFRHPVSLAKELISLDDVSQGRFTLGVGSGGTGFDATALGQEPWSPRERADRYAEFVLLLDLLLRQDTATGTSYDGSFYSASEVRNIPGCVQRPRLPFAVAAAGPRGIELAARYGQAWVTTGDMKLYENGTPEQSIQALRKQIETLSASCKNLGRNPDGIERILLTGFTPDRSIPLQSLDAFVDFAGRHAQLGFTEIVIHWPIPDSYFAADERVFERIATESLAQLDCDLRSVVP from the coding sequence ATGAGTCTGCGTCTAAGCACAGTAATTCTTCCGCATCGTCGCTGGCACGAGGGGGGTAAGATCCTCTGGGAACGGGCAGAAGAACTTGGGTTCAATGCTGGCTATACTTACGATCATTTGTCATGGCGCTCCTTCCGAAACCGATCATGGTTCGGCGCACTACCTACGCTTACAGCGGCTTCGACTGTCACCCAGAGAATGCGACTCGGGACACTCGTAACCACTCCAAACTTCAGGCATCCTGTAAGCCTTGCAAAGGAACTAATCTCCCTGGATGATGTCTCCCAAGGACGATTCACATTAGGTGTAGGATCTGGCGGAACAGGATTCGACGCTACCGCTCTCGGTCAAGAACCATGGTCGCCCCGCGAACGAGCCGACCGCTACGCTGAATTCGTCCTCCTTCTAGACCTTCTGCTGCGTCAAGATACCGCAACCGGTACATCTTATGATGGATCATTCTATTCAGCCAGCGAGGTGCGAAATATCCCCGGCTGCGTGCAGCGGCCGCGCCTTCCCTTTGCAGTGGCAGCCGCTGGCCCAAGGGGAATAGAACTTGCTGCACGATATGGTCAGGCATGGGTAACAACAGGAGATATGAAACTATACGAGAATGGGACACCAGAGCAGTCGATCCAGGCCCTGCGTAAGCAAATCGAAACCTTAAGTGCATCCTGCAAGAATCTTGGCCGCAATCCCGACGGAATAGAAAGGATTCTCCTAACCGGATTCACACCCGACCGTAGTATTCCCCTGCAATCTCTCGACGCTTTTGTCGACTTCGCCGGAAGGCACGCACAGCTCGGCTTCACTGAGATTGTCATACATTGGCCAATTCCTGACTCCTACTTTGCTGCGGATGAGAGGGTCTTCGAACGCATTGCCACGGAAAGCCTCGCTCAACTCGACTGCGACCTCCGAAGCGTGGTGCCGTAG
- a CDS encoding MAB_1171c family putative transporter encodes MAGLTGWSSVIAMWTALAWRARSALRLAHQRGLWLAVLAAAIAITLFQPEIIAWSTGATGDAHAITLTRNLVGVLSAGLTLLFLVGPVYERHLQLTLSWGLVIVVAVLLLMDLSEGAYPGPSIPLAGGPASPSTVYWLIVIIAHLVTDCVATIVCWQHVRQTDDHDLVWSLRLFAVGSLLAVAYWATYLVHLYNRVPVALPYVAVAINVHGLFRAASLLVPTATAYTRKASALRTIWILWPLWRDLLKAVPDVALVQPRRTRIQEVLWPSTSLVLQAHRQTIEIYDALLGLRFYVYPGAYDHARQHAQRIGVPADRHKAAALAGAMGQARRAKLAAVPSSKPSQLPYPDSSDLAQLLHIARLWPLMADALPDPSEPVNSPCRP; translated from the coding sequence ATGGCCGGTCTTACCGGCTGGAGCAGCGTCATCGCCATGTGGACCGCTCTTGCTTGGCGCGCTCGCTCCGCCCTGCGCCTAGCCCACCAACGTGGGCTCTGGCTAGCGGTCCTGGCTGCCGCCATCGCCATCACACTCTTCCAGCCGGAGATCATCGCCTGGAGCACGGGCGCCACCGGGGACGCGCATGCGATCACTCTGACCAGGAATCTCGTCGGTGTTCTGAGCGCCGGGCTCACACTCCTCTTCCTGGTCGGCCCCGTATACGAGCGCCATCTGCAGCTGACCCTCTCTTGGGGGCTGGTGATCGTCGTGGCGGTGCTGCTGCTCATGGACTTGAGCGAAGGGGCCTACCCCGGCCCCAGCATCCCTCTGGCTGGAGGTCCCGCTTCTCCCTCGACTGTGTACTGGCTCATTGTCATCATCGCTCACTTGGTGACCGACTGCGTCGCCACCATCGTCTGCTGGCAACACGTTCGCCAAACCGATGATCACGACCTTGTCTGGTCTCTGAGGCTGTTCGCAGTCGGCAGCCTTCTGGCTGTCGCGTACTGGGCCACCTATCTTGTCCATCTCTACAACCGCGTGCCCGTCGCCTTGCCATATGTCGCCGTAGCCATCAACGTCCATGGTCTGTTCCGAGCGGCCTCGCTTCTCGTCCCCACCGCTACCGCCTACACCCGCAAGGCATCGGCCCTGCGGACCATCTGGATACTGTGGCCGCTGTGGCGAGATCTGCTGAAAGCTGTACCTGATGTTGCACTGGTACAGCCACGACGAACCCGGATTCAGGAAGTGCTGTGGCCGTCCACCTCGTTGGTGCTGCAAGCCCACCGCCAGACCATCGAGATCTATGACGCGCTGTTGGGTCTCCGATTCTACGTGTATCCAGGCGCCTACGATCATGCGCGTCAGCACGCCCAACGCATTGGTGTTCCAGCTGACCGCCACAAAGCGGCCGCGCTCGCTGGCGCTATGGGTCAAGCCCGGCGTGCAAAGCTCGCCGCAGTACCTTCGTCCAAGCCCAGCCAGCTTCCCTACCCTGATAGCAGCGACCTGGCCCAACTCCTCCATATAGCTCGGCTATGGCCGCTGATGGCCGATGCACTTCCCGACCCCAGCGAGCCGGTCAACTCCCCCTGCCGGCCCTGA
- a CDS encoding phytanoyl-CoA dioxygenase family protein — MQLAKSVLDQYDRDGFVLVPGAFSPAEMDCLKGAMAEDVASSKGPHLITEDDGATLRAVYASHTRHPLFSTLVSSARLLAPAMQLVAQDLYVHQFKINTKRPFGGESWAWHQDYPVWRDADRMPEPRAVNVAVFLDEVTEFNGPVVFLRGSHRLGSEASSRQQANQAGEHIDPHDYALSTGDLSKLAEVHEMTSPKGPAGTVVFFHPEIMHGSAPNISPFPRDLLIVTYNASTNAPRPVGEPRPEYLVGRDVTPLVPNSWTLETIGASIARAES, encoded by the coding sequence GTGCAGCTGGCAAAAAGCGTGCTGGATCAGTATGACCGCGATGGGTTCGTCCTCGTCCCGGGGGCCTTTTCTCCTGCCGAGATGGACTGCCTTAAGGGGGCGATGGCCGAGGACGTGGCGTCCAGTAAGGGTCCGCATCTGATCACGGAGGATGACGGTGCGACACTGCGGGCCGTTTACGCGTCACACACCCGGCATCCGCTCTTCAGTACGTTGGTTTCGTCCGCGCGACTCCTCGCCCCGGCGATGCAGTTGGTGGCTCAGGACCTCTACGTGCACCAATTCAAGATCAACACGAAGCGGCCCTTCGGGGGCGAATCATGGGCATGGCACCAGGACTACCCCGTGTGGCGCGACGCCGACCGTATGCCGGAACCACGTGCCGTCAACGTGGCCGTATTCCTGGACGAGGTAACCGAGTTCAACGGCCCCGTGGTGTTCCTGCGGGGCTCGCACAGGCTCGGGTCGGAAGCGAGTTCTCGCCAGCAGGCCAACCAGGCGGGGGAGCACATCGATCCGCATGACTACGCGCTGTCCACCGGTGACCTGTCCAAGCTCGCGGAAGTGCACGAGATGACGAGCCCCAAGGGGCCGGCCGGAACCGTCGTCTTCTTCCACCCGGAGATCATGCATGGATCAGCACCGAACATCTCCCCCTTCCCGCGCGACCTGCTGATTGTGACGTACAACGCCTCCACTAATGCGCCTCGCCCGGTGGGAGAACCGCGCCCCGAATATCTCGTGGGCCGGGACGTCACGCCCCTCGTGCCGAACTCGTGGACACTGGAGACTATTGGGGCATCCATAGCGCGGGCGGAATCGTGA
- a CDS encoding MerR family transcriptional regulator, whose product MDDEHSDVLTIGQLAHRTGLPVRTLRFWSDKGAVPPVARSASGYRLYNAESVARVELVRTLRELGLGLDDVCRVLCGRITVAEVADAHVAALDAQIRSLEVSRAVLSTMAKRGSTAEETALMNRLARLSDAERKQIVDEFKEEGFGGLRVDRRLRDHMRAFSIELPHDPTPDQVDAWIELAELMRDSGFCARLRTWMELNTPAPGQALPPGRPSGAPGR is encoded by the coding sequence ATGGACGACGAACACTCCGACGTACTCACCATCGGTCAGCTCGCGCACCGCACCGGACTTCCGGTGCGTACCCTTCGCTTCTGGTCGGACAAGGGCGCGGTGCCGCCCGTGGCCCGCTCCGCGAGCGGCTACCGGCTGTACAACGCCGAGTCCGTGGCCCGCGTTGAGCTGGTCCGCACCCTGCGGGAGTTGGGCCTCGGGCTCGACGACGTGTGCCGCGTCCTGTGCGGTCGCATCACGGTCGCCGAGGTCGCCGACGCGCACGTGGCCGCACTCGACGCGCAGATCCGCTCGCTCGAAGTGAGCCGGGCCGTCCTGTCCACCATGGCGAAACGGGGTTCGACTGCTGAGGAGACAGCACTGATGAACCGGTTGGCGCGACTTTCCGACGCCGAACGCAAGCAAATTGTCGACGAGTTCAAGGAGGAGGGCTTCGGCGGTCTCAGAGTCGACCGTCGCCTGCGTGACCACATGCGCGCCTTCAGCATCGAACTGCCCCACGATCCCACACCCGATCAGGTCGACGCCTGGATCGAACTGGCCGAGCTGATGCGAGACTCCGGGTTTTGCGCCCGGTTGCGCACATGGATGGAGCTCAACACGCCCGCACCGGGGCAGGCTCTTCCCCCGGGGCGTCCATCTGGTGCACCAGGCAGATAG
- the fabG gene encoding 3-oxoacyl-[acyl-carrier-protein] reductase produces the protein MSNNGMDIGPKRAAEAGTSRIALVSGGSRGIGRAAVLKLARDGFDVSFCYQSNADMAEAVRKELSSLPVRTLAVQVDVANAEAVRGWVTRTQRELGPIDVLVTCAGITRDKPLMTMSDDDWHQVLDTNLDGSYHVNRAVIVPMMKRKSGSIINVSSVSGVHGNPTQTNYSASKAGIIGFSKALAKEVGRFGVRVNVVAPGLIETDMTEALSENARRDLLRAIPLCRFGSSEEVADLISYLASDAASYITGSVFEIHGGITI, from the coding sequence ATGAGCAACAACGGGATGGACATCGGCCCGAAGAGGGCAGCGGAAGCGGGAACATCGCGGATCGCCCTGGTGAGCGGCGGCTCACGAGGTATCGGACGCGCGGCGGTACTGAAGCTGGCGCGCGACGGGTTCGATGTGAGCTTTTGCTACCAGTCGAACGCCGACATGGCAGAGGCCGTTCGGAAGGAACTCAGCAGCCTCCCTGTCCGTACGCTCGCCGTCCAGGTCGACGTGGCCAACGCGGAAGCCGTGCGGGGATGGGTCACCCGCACCCAACGCGAGCTGGGTCCCATCGACGTCCTCGTCACTTGCGCGGGCATCACCCGGGACAAGCCGCTCATGACCATGAGCGACGACGACTGGCATCAGGTCCTCGACACCAACCTCGATGGCAGCTACCACGTCAACCGGGCCGTCATCGTCCCGATGATGAAGCGGAAGTCCGGCTCCATCATCAACGTCTCCTCGGTGTCAGGTGTCCACGGAAACCCCACGCAGACGAACTACTCGGCATCGAAAGCTGGAATCATCGGGTTCTCCAAGGCGCTGGCGAAAGAAGTCGGCCGGTTTGGTGTTCGGGTCAATGTCGTCGCGCCCGGGCTCATTGAAACCGATATGACCGAAGCGCTGAGTGAAAATGCCAGGAGAGATCTGCTGCGCGCTATTCCTCTGTGCCGCTTCGGTAGCTCCGAGGAAGTCGCAGACCTGATCTCCTACCTGGCCTCGGATGCCGCTTCCTACATCACCGGCAGCGTGTTCGAGATCCATGGTGGTATCACCATCTGA
- a CDS encoding phosphopantetheine-binding protein: MTMLLLVAGHETTINLIGNGLLALLRHDDQRAGLAADDSLARGAVDELIEPFFRPWAEPQTAKESRNQMGIEEERYDANLDRVKKIVCDRLELDEDEVTLTSLFHEEHGSDSLQSIEILAALEADFDIEIDQSQLPRMVNVKGVYEVVAETIGW, from the coding sequence ATGACGATGCTGCTTCTTGTCGCTGGTCACGAGACCACGATCAATCTCATCGGCAACGGGCTGCTCGCGCTGCTGCGCCATGACGACCAGCGTGCGGGACTGGCCGCGGACGACAGCCTGGCCCGCGGTGCGGTCGATGAACTGATTGAACCCTTTTTCCGCCCTTGGGCAGAACCTCAGACAGCGAAAGAATCGAGGAATCAGATGGGAATCGAGGAAGAGCGGTATGACGCCAATCTGGACAGGGTCAAGAAGATCGTGTGCGATCGGCTGGAGCTCGACGAGGACGAAGTGACCCTGACGAGCCTCTTCCATGAGGAGCACGGTTCGGACTCCCTCCAGAGCATCGAAATCCTCGCTGCCCTGGAGGCGGATTTCGACATCGAGATCGATCAGTCCCAGCTTCCTAGAATGGTCAATGTTAAAGGCGTCTACGAGGTTGTAGCCGAGACCATCGGCTGGTAA
- a CDS encoding beta-ketoacyl-[acyl-carrier-protein] synthase family protein — translation MSTAALDDVSGAPLRRVVLTGLGVVSSIGIGVDEFAASLRAGRSGAGPISQFDTTGFAHSNGCEVVGFEPEQWISNLDLENVGRASRFSVAAARMAVADAGLEAEELASQRGLVCIGTTDGESHDLDQLVEIELRDGHESMPTAVAGRVSPLRLSISIAQELGLADVEATVIATACAAGNYAIGSGFDAVRTGEVDYALCGGADAICRKTFTGFYRLGTMAPDVCRPFDKDRKGILTGEGAGVLMLESLESALARDARIYAEVLGYGLNCDAYHQVAPHQESVTRCMELALRDAGVDPSQVDMISAHGTGTKANDITETRAIRDVFGDQPPRTVSMKSMLGHTLGAASALAAIGCALAITNKFIPPTINHVTTDPECQIDCVPNEAVEAELEIVQNNGMAFGGNNAVVILGKYKSEVAAR, via the coding sequence ATGTCAACGGCCGCCCTTGACGACGTATCAGGCGCTCCTCTGCGCCGAGTGGTTCTGACCGGCCTGGGCGTAGTGTCGAGCATCGGCATCGGCGTCGATGAATTCGCCGCGTCGCTTCGCGCCGGACGGAGCGGCGCGGGGCCGATCAGCCAGTTCGACACGACAGGATTCGCCCACTCGAACGGCTGTGAGGTGGTCGGATTCGAACCCGAGCAATGGATCTCGAACCTCGACCTGGAGAACGTGGGACGAGCCAGCCGGTTCTCCGTAGCCGCTGCGCGGATGGCCGTCGCGGACGCCGGTCTGGAAGCCGAAGAGCTCGCCAGCCAACGCGGACTGGTCTGTATAGGGACCACCGACGGCGAATCACACGACCTGGATCAACTCGTGGAGATCGAGCTGCGGGACGGACACGAGAGCATGCCCACAGCGGTCGCTGGACGGGTCAGTCCCCTCCGGTTGTCCATCTCCATCGCTCAGGAACTCGGCCTCGCCGACGTCGAGGCAACGGTGATTGCGACCGCCTGCGCTGCGGGCAACTACGCAATCGGCAGCGGTTTCGACGCGGTCCGCACCGGCGAAGTTGACTATGCCCTGTGTGGAGGCGCCGACGCCATTTGCCGCAAGACCTTCACGGGTTTCTATCGGCTCGGCACTATGGCCCCCGACGTCTGCCGCCCCTTCGACAAGGACCGCAAGGGCATCCTCACCGGAGAGGGCGCTGGCGTGCTGATGCTGGAATCGCTGGAATCTGCGCTCGCCCGCGACGCCCGTATCTACGCCGAGGTGCTCGGATACGGCCTCAACTGCGATGCCTACCATCAGGTGGCGCCGCACCAGGAAAGCGTGACGCGCTGCATGGAGCTGGCACTGCGGGACGCGGGCGTCGACCCGAGTCAAGTCGATATGATCTCTGCCCACGGCACCGGCACCAAGGCCAATGACATCACCGAGACCAGAGCCATCCGCGACGTGTTCGGTGATCAGCCGCCACGTACGGTCTCGATGAAGTCGATGCTCGGTCACACTCTGGGCGCGGCCAGCGCACTCGCCGCCATCGGCTGCGCCCTGGCCATCACCAACAAATTCATCCCGCCCACCATCAATCACGTCACCACCGATCCGGAATGCCAGATCGACTGCGTTCCCAACGAGGCGGTCGAAGCGGAACTCGAGATCGTCCAGAACAACGGTATGGCATTTGGCGGAAACAACGCCGTGGTAATCCTCGGTAAATACAAGAGTGAGGTGGCAGCGCGATGA
- a CDS encoding transposase family protein: MLACWFGVDRSTITRAVGEVRPLLAERGCTVSPDVRLRSLAEVVDHLGSSGMTGIVDGTEIRVRRPAAGRKDRDTFISGKNSRTPSSPWSSQTAKVACCGAAQHGPQAARISPKPAS, translated from the coding sequence GTGCTGGCCTGCTGGTTCGGAGTGGACCGCTCTACCATCACCCGGGCCGTCGGCGAGGTGCGGCCCCTGCTCGCCGAGCGAGGATGCACCGTCAGCCCCGACGTGCGGCTGCGGTCTCTGGCCGAGGTCGTCGACCATCTCGGGTCGAGCGGAATGACCGGCATCGTCGACGGCACCGAGATCCGGGTTCGCCGCCCGGCCGCCGGACGCAAGGACCGGGACACCTTCATCTCCGGCAAGAACAGCAGAACGCCGTCAAGTCCGTGGTCGTCACAGACGGCGAAGGTCGCGTGCTGTGGTGCAGCCCAGCACGGCCCGCAAGCTGCGCGGATATCACCCAAGCCCGCCAGTTAG
- a CDS encoding zinc-binding dehydrogenase has protein sequence MTTWEFAAAAVLEGFGQTVSIRKLRVPEPNEGEMLVDVTYGGICGTDLHLQQGHLPIPTPLTLGHEGLGTVRSLGAGTTVDACGATLHVGDTVMWASSISCGQCMPCRQYREPTLCEARRTYGVNRSLAEGAGLSGAWAETILLHPGVVVVKLPQGADELAAMSLACAGPTLVHALYERRPVRLGETVIVQGSGPVGLAAAALAHMAGAEKVILVGGPRQRLDLAAKCGIGHHHIDIVDGANPQQALDQARALTPGGTGADLVIECAGIPGAVAQGLTLARRGGSYLVVGQYTDNGDTMLNPHQIVHRQLDIHGSWAFSGAHLVEYVRLLPVLSNRFDLRSLVVPFPLADVRIAMEAVANGTVIKAVLQSA, from the coding sequence GTGACGACCTGGGAATTCGCCGCAGCGGCGGTACTCGAGGGATTCGGGCAGACGGTGTCGATCCGGAAACTGCGCGTGCCTGAGCCGAACGAGGGCGAGATGCTCGTCGATGTGACATACGGCGGCATCTGCGGAACGGATCTTCACCTGCAGCAGGGCCACCTGCCGATTCCGACTCCTCTGACACTTGGACACGAGGGCCTGGGCACGGTCCGCAGCCTCGGGGCGGGAACAACCGTCGACGCGTGTGGCGCCACTCTGCACGTGGGGGACACGGTCATGTGGGCCTCGTCGATCTCCTGCGGACAGTGCATGCCGTGCCGGCAGTACCGTGAACCCACGTTGTGCGAGGCACGCCGGACGTATGGGGTCAACCGCTCGCTCGCCGAAGGCGCCGGACTCTCCGGCGCATGGGCGGAAACCATTCTGCTGCACCCGGGCGTGGTCGTCGTGAAACTGCCGCAGGGCGCTGACGAGTTGGCCGCTATGTCGCTGGCCTGCGCCGGGCCGACTCTGGTGCACGCCCTGTACGAGCGGCGTCCGGTCAGGCTCGGTGAAACCGTGATCGTCCAGGGAAGCGGACCGGTCGGGCTCGCGGCCGCGGCCCTCGCCCACATGGCCGGCGCGGAGAAGGTCATCCTGGTCGGCGGACCGCGTCAACGCCTGGACCTGGCCGCGAAGTGCGGGATCGGCCATCACCACATCGACATCGTGGACGGCGCGAACCCCCAGCAGGCCCTCGACCAGGCGCGCGCGCTGACACCGGGGGGCACCGGCGCGGACCTCGTCATCGAGTGCGCAGGAATCCCGGGCGCTGTCGCTCAGGGGCTGACGCTGGCCCGGCGCGGTGGCTCGTATCTCGTGGTCGGACAGTACACCGATAACGGGGACACTATGCTCAACCCGCACCAGATCGTCCATCGCCAACTGGACATTCACGGCTCCTGGGCATTCAGCGGCGCTCACCTCGTCGAGTACGTCCGTCTGCTTCCCGTCCTCTCCAACCGATTCGACCTGCGGAGCCTCGTCGTTCCCTTCCCGCTGGCCGATGTCCGAATCGCCATGGAAGCAGTGGCCAACGGCACCGTCATCAAGGCCGTCCTTCAGTCGGCCTGA
- a CDS encoding regulator component yields the protein MMPTSEYLRLQRRCRKILDNLHAPQTNSFEAICQWVEERRGRPLILRELPDQIAATGVCGLWLGIDEADLVFYQAHTVPFHQQHIILHELGHILCDHHRAPNSVAADQLSGLFNGLQPQLIKRLMTRTRYTAIEEQEAEMIASLLHSTRRVARPSGTLGRIGAFLGVAADDSE from the coding sequence ATGATGCCCACTAGCGAATATTTGCGATTGCAGCGCCGGTGTCGAAAAATTCTCGATAATCTCCACGCACCTCAAACTAATTCATTTGAAGCGATTTGCCAATGGGTCGAAGAGCGGCGAGGGCGCCCTCTAATCCTGAGAGAATTACCTGACCAGATCGCGGCAACCGGAGTGTGCGGGCTTTGGTTGGGAATCGATGAAGCAGACTTAGTCTTCTACCAGGCGCACACCGTTCCCTTTCATCAACAGCACATCATCCTCCACGAACTCGGCCACATTTTGTGCGACCACCATCGTGCACCAAACTCCGTGGCAGCCGATCAGCTGAGTGGCCTATTCAATGGTCTTCAGCCTCAGCTGATCAAGCGCCTCATGACCCGGACACGCTATACCGCCATAGAAGAACAAGAAGCCGAGATGATCGCTAGCTTATTACACAGCACGAGACGTGTAGCCCGGCCTAGCGGTACGTTAGGCCGAATCGGGGCATTCCTTGGAGTGGCTGCCGATGACAGTGAATGA